One Malaclemys terrapin pileata isolate rMalTer1 chromosome 7, rMalTer1.hap1, whole genome shotgun sequence genomic region harbors:
- the SAMD8 gene encoding sphingomyelin synthase-related protein 1 isoform X1, with amino-acid sequence MGQPAARERASLHRRVARTVPRGESKTMAGNNQLCIRRWTTKNVAKWLKEEGFCEYVDVLCNRHRLDGITLLTLTEYDLRSPPLEIKVLGDIKRLMLSIRKLQKQHIEVLEELGYNSDSPIGTMSPTVGSLQDTDWFCNGEVPRDCGPVTDLNADQYQYTNGKNKHPMRRLDPEYWKTVLSCIYVFIVFGFTSFVMVIVHERVPDMQTYPPLPDIFLDSVPRIPWAFAMTEVCGVILCYIWLLVLLLHRHRSILLRRLCSLMGTVFLLRCFTMFVTSLSVPGQHLQCSGKLYGNVWAKLQRAFAIWSGFGMTLTGVHTCGDYMFSGHTVVLTMLNFFVTEYTPRSWNFLHTLSWVLNLFGIFFILAAHEHYSIDVFIAFYITTRLFLYYHTLANTRAYQQSRRARIWFPMFSFFECNVNGTVPNEYCWPFSKPTIMRRLIG; translated from the exons AGAGTAAGACAATGGCAGGCAACAACCAGCTTTGCATCCGACGTTGGACTACTAAGAACGTAGCCAAATGGCTAAAGGAAGAAGGCTTCTGCGAGTATGTGGACGTTTTGTGCAATAGACACAGACTGGATGGAATTACATTATTGACACTGACTGAATATGATTTGCGATCTCCTCCTTTGGAAATCAAAGTCCTGGGGGATATCAAAAGACTAATGTTGTCGATACGCAAATTGCAGAAACAGCATATTGAGGTTTTAGAAGAGTTGGGTTACAACAGCGATAGTCCCATTGGCACAATGTCTCCTACCGTTGGCTCCCTTCAAGATACGGATTGGTTTTGTAATGGTGAAGTACCACGGGACTGTGGACCAGTTACTGACCTGAATGCTGATCAGTATCAATAcacaaatggaaaaaacaaacatccTATGCGAAGACTGGACCCTGAGTACTGGAAAACAGTCTTAAGTTGTATATATGTTTTCATAGTGTTTGGCTTTACATCATTTGTCATGGTTATAGTACATGAGCGCGTACCTGACATGCAGACATATCCACCGCTACCAGACATATTTCTAGACAG TGTTCCTAGGATACCTTGGGCCTTTGCCATGACTGAAGTGTGTGGTGTGATTCTCTGCTACATTTggctcctggttctcctccttcACAGACACAG GTCTATACTCTTACGCAGATTGTGTAGCTTAATGGGGACAGTGTTCTTGTTGCGTTGCTTTACAATGTTTGTTACCTCACTCTCTGTGCCAGGCCAGCATCTGCAGTGTTCCGGAAAG TTGTATGGCAACGTGTGGGCAAAACTTCAGCGAGCATTTGCAATATGGAGTGGCTTTGGAATGACACTCACTGGAGTACATACATGTGGAGACTACATGTTCAGTGGCCATACTGTTGTCCTGACTATGCTGAACTTCTTTGTCACTGAAT ATACACCAAGAAGCTGGAACTTCTTGCATACTTTATCCTGGGTCCTGAATCTCTTTGGAATCTTCTTCATTTTGGCTGCACATGAACATTATTCTATAGATGTCTTCATTGCCTTCTATATCACCACAAGACTCTTTTTGTACTACCACACATTGGCTAATACCAGAGCATATCAGCAGAGTAGGAGAGCGAGAATCTGGTttccaatgttttctttttttgaatgCAATGTTAATGGTACAGTTCCTAATGAGTATTGCTGGCCCTTTTCAAAACCTACAATAATGAGAAGGTTAATTGGATGA
- the SAMD8 gene encoding sphingomyelin synthase-related protein 1 isoform X3, with protein MAGNNQLCIRRWTTKNVAKWLKEEGFCEYVDVLCNRHRLDGITLLTLTEYDLRSPPLEIKVLGDIKRLMLSIRKLQKQHIEVLEELGYNSDSPIGTMSPTVGSLQDTDWFCNGEVPRDCGPVTDLNADQYQYTNGKNKHPMRRLDPEYWKTVLSCIYVFIVFGFTSFVMVIVHERVPDMQTYPPLPDIFLDSVPRIPWAFAMTEVCGVILCYIWLLVLLLHRHRSILLRRLCSLMGTVFLLRCFTMFVTSLSVPGQHLQCSGKLYGNVWAKLQRAFAIWSGFGMTLTGVHTCGDYMFSGHTVVLTMLNFFVTEYTPRSWNFLHTLSWVLNLFGIFFILAAHEHYSIDVFIAFYITTRLFLYYHTLANTRAYQQSRRARIWFPMFSFFECNVNGTVPNEYCWPFSKPTIMRRLIG; from the exons ATGGCAGGCAACAACCAGCTTTGCATCCGACGTTGGACTACTAAGAACGTAGCCAAATGGCTAAAGGAAGAAGGCTTCTGCGAGTATGTGGACGTTTTGTGCAATAGACACAGACTGGATGGAATTACATTATTGACACTGACTGAATATGATTTGCGATCTCCTCCTTTGGAAATCAAAGTCCTGGGGGATATCAAAAGACTAATGTTGTCGATACGCAAATTGCAGAAACAGCATATTGAGGTTTTAGAAGAGTTGGGTTACAACAGCGATAGTCCCATTGGCACAATGTCTCCTACCGTTGGCTCCCTTCAAGATACGGATTGGTTTTGTAATGGTGAAGTACCACGGGACTGTGGACCAGTTACTGACCTGAATGCTGATCAGTATCAATAcacaaatggaaaaaacaaacatccTATGCGAAGACTGGACCCTGAGTACTGGAAAACAGTCTTAAGTTGTATATATGTTTTCATAGTGTTTGGCTTTACATCATTTGTCATGGTTATAGTACATGAGCGCGTACCTGACATGCAGACATATCCACCGCTACCAGACATATTTCTAGACAG TGTTCCTAGGATACCTTGGGCCTTTGCCATGACTGAAGTGTGTGGTGTGATTCTCTGCTACATTTggctcctggttctcctccttcACAGACACAG GTCTATACTCTTACGCAGATTGTGTAGCTTAATGGGGACAGTGTTCTTGTTGCGTTGCTTTACAATGTTTGTTACCTCACTCTCTGTGCCAGGCCAGCATCTGCAGTGTTCCGGAAAG TTGTATGGCAACGTGTGGGCAAAACTTCAGCGAGCATTTGCAATATGGAGTGGCTTTGGAATGACACTCACTGGAGTACATACATGTGGAGACTACATGTTCAGTGGCCATACTGTTGTCCTGACTATGCTGAACTTCTTTGTCACTGAAT ATACACCAAGAAGCTGGAACTTCTTGCATACTTTATCCTGGGTCCTGAATCTCTTTGGAATCTTCTTCATTTTGGCTGCACATGAACATTATTCTATAGATGTCTTCATTGCCTTCTATATCACCACAAGACTCTTTTTGTACTACCACACATTGGCTAATACCAGAGCATATCAGCAGAGTAGGAGAGCGAGAATCTGGTttccaatgttttctttttttgaatgCAATGTTAATGGTACAGTTCCTAATGAGTATTGCTGGCCCTTTTCAAAACCTACAATAATGAGAAGGTTAATTGGATGA
- the SAMD8 gene encoding sphingomyelin synthase-related protein 1 isoform X2, which yields MHLHRAPPKSVDAVESKTMAGNNQLCIRRWTTKNVAKWLKEEGFCEYVDVLCNRHRLDGITLLTLTEYDLRSPPLEIKVLGDIKRLMLSIRKLQKQHIEVLEELGYNSDSPIGTMSPTVGSLQDTDWFCNGEVPRDCGPVTDLNADQYQYTNGKNKHPMRRLDPEYWKTVLSCIYVFIVFGFTSFVMVIVHERVPDMQTYPPLPDIFLDSVPRIPWAFAMTEVCGVILCYIWLLVLLLHRHRSILLRRLCSLMGTVFLLRCFTMFVTSLSVPGQHLQCSGKLYGNVWAKLQRAFAIWSGFGMTLTGVHTCGDYMFSGHTVVLTMLNFFVTEYTPRSWNFLHTLSWVLNLFGIFFILAAHEHYSIDVFIAFYITTRLFLYYHTLANTRAYQQSRRARIWFPMFSFFECNVNGTVPNEYCWPFSKPTIMRRLIG from the exons ATGCACCTGCATAGAGCCCCACCGAAGTCAGTGGATGCT GTAGAGAGTAAGACAATGGCAGGCAACAACCAGCTTTGCATCCGACGTTGGACTACTAAGAACGTAGCCAAATGGCTAAAGGAAGAAGGCTTCTGCGAGTATGTGGACGTTTTGTGCAATAGACACAGACTGGATGGAATTACATTATTGACACTGACTGAATATGATTTGCGATCTCCTCCTTTGGAAATCAAAGTCCTGGGGGATATCAAAAGACTAATGTTGTCGATACGCAAATTGCAGAAACAGCATATTGAGGTTTTAGAAGAGTTGGGTTACAACAGCGATAGTCCCATTGGCACAATGTCTCCTACCGTTGGCTCCCTTCAAGATACGGATTGGTTTTGTAATGGTGAAGTACCACGGGACTGTGGACCAGTTACTGACCTGAATGCTGATCAGTATCAATAcacaaatggaaaaaacaaacatccTATGCGAAGACTGGACCCTGAGTACTGGAAAACAGTCTTAAGTTGTATATATGTTTTCATAGTGTTTGGCTTTACATCATTTGTCATGGTTATAGTACATGAGCGCGTACCTGACATGCAGACATATCCACCGCTACCAGACATATTTCTAGACAG TGTTCCTAGGATACCTTGGGCCTTTGCCATGACTGAAGTGTGTGGTGTGATTCTCTGCTACATTTggctcctggttctcctccttcACAGACACAG GTCTATACTCTTACGCAGATTGTGTAGCTTAATGGGGACAGTGTTCTTGTTGCGTTGCTTTACAATGTTTGTTACCTCACTCTCTGTGCCAGGCCAGCATCTGCAGTGTTCCGGAAAG TTGTATGGCAACGTGTGGGCAAAACTTCAGCGAGCATTTGCAATATGGAGTGGCTTTGGAATGACACTCACTGGAGTACATACATGTGGAGACTACATGTTCAGTGGCCATACTGTTGTCCTGACTATGCTGAACTTCTTTGTCACTGAAT ATACACCAAGAAGCTGGAACTTCTTGCATACTTTATCCTGGGTCCTGAATCTCTTTGGAATCTTCTTCATTTTGGCTGCACATGAACATTATTCTATAGATGTCTTCATTGCCTTCTATATCACCACAAGACTCTTTTTGTACTACCACACATTGGCTAATACCAGAGCATATCAGCAGAGTAGGAGAGCGAGAATCTGGTttccaatgttttctttttttgaatgCAATGTTAATGGTACAGTTCCTAATGAGTATTGCTGGCCCTTTTCAAAACCTACAATAATGAGAAGGTTAATTGGATGA